The following proteins are co-located in the Roseovarius arcticus genome:
- a CDS encoding response regulator transcription factor, translated as MAQLKKILLVDDDEDLREALGEQLVMTEDFDVFEAGTGAEAMTHARDSNYDLIILDVGLPDTDGRELCRLMRKQGVKSPILMLTGHDGDADTILGLDAGANDYVTKPFKFPVLLARIRAQLRQHEQSEDAVFQLGPYSFRPALKILVDEGGRKVRLTEKETNILKFLYRSTDGVVARDVLLHEVWGYNAGVTTHTLETHIYRLRQKIEPDPSNARLLVTESGGYRLLS; from the coding sequence ATGGCACAGCTCAAAAAAATCCTACTCGTGGACGATGACGAGGATCTGCGCGAGGCGCTGGGCGAACAATTGGTGATGACCGAAGATTTCGACGTATTCGAGGCCGGCACCGGCGCCGAGGCGATGACCCATGCGCGCGATTCCAACTATGATCTGATCATCCTCGATGTCGGTTTGCCCGACACCGATGGACGCGAATTATGTCGCCTGATGCGCAAGCAGGGGGTGAAAAGCCCCATATTGATGCTGACCGGCCATGACGGCGACGCCGACACGATCCTTGGCCTCGACGCCGGGGCGAATGATTATGTGACCAAGCCGTTCAAGTTTCCTGTCCTTCTGGCCCGCATCCGGGCGCAGTTGCGCCAACATGAGCAATCTGAGGACGCCGTGTTTCAGCTGGGTCCATACAGCTTCCGGCCCGCGCTAAAGATTTTGGTGGACGAGGGTGGGCGCAAGGTGCGCCTGACCGAGAAGGAAACGAACATTCTCAAATTCCTCTACCGCTCAACCGATGGTGTGGTGGCGCGCGACGTGCTCTTGCACGAGGTCTGGGGTTATAATGCGGGCGTCACGACTCACACGCTAGAGACGCATATCTACCGCCTGCGCCAAAAGATTGAGCCGGACCCGTCGAACGCCCGCCTGCTGGTCACCGAAAGCGGGGGATATCGCCTGTTGTCCTAA
- the ribA gene encoding GTP cyclohydrolase II: MSLRPDITHLLARVRADLAMGLPVALTSAEGGALVAAAETVDAPRLEALRSLADEAGVPLALAVTARRAETLKARAYDGDLARIILPPDADLACIRAVASPENDLDSPMKGPFRTQRGEDAGLHRLALSLAKSARLLPAMLVLPFPDAAARAATENLSVLPAEAAKAAMRIASPPHAVARARVPLAASHAGRVHVFRPEDGSEEHYAIEIGNPARSTPVLARLHSACFTGDVLGSLKCDCGPQLRAALAQMGSAGAGVLLYLNQEGRGIGMANKMRAYALQDQGFDTVEANHRLGFEDDERDFRIGAGILRKMGFSSVRLMTNNPAKIDMMRRSGVDVTERVPLIVGQTAQNAEYLATKARKSGHIM; the protein is encoded by the coding sequence ATGAGCCTGCGACCCGACATCACCCACCTGCTTGCCCGGGTCCGCGCCGATCTGGCGATGGGCCTGCCAGTCGCGCTGACCAGCGCGGAGGGCGGCGCACTGGTTGCCGCTGCCGAGACGGTTGACGCGCCCCGTCTCGAAGCGCTGCGCAGTCTGGCCGATGAGGCAGGCGTGCCTCTGGCGCTGGCTGTGACCGCCCGGCGGGCCGAAACGCTAAAGGCGCGCGCCTATGACGGCGATTTGGCGCGCATTATCCTGCCGCCGGACGCAGATCTCGCATGCATTCGTGCAGTCGCCAGCCCGGAAAACGATCTGGACAGTCCGATGAAAGGACCGTTTCGCACCCAGCGGGGCGAGGATGCAGGCCTGCACCGTCTTGCATTGTCGCTGGCCAAGTCTGCGCGCCTCTTGCCCGCCATGCTGGTGCTACCATTTCCGGACGCCGCCGCCCGCGCCGCCACTGAAAATCTAAGCGTGCTTCCTGCTGAGGCGGCGAAGGCAGCGATGCGCATTGCCAGCCCGCCCCACGCCGTTGCCCGCGCCCGCGTGCCGCTCGCCGCCAGCCATGCGGGCCGCGTTCACGTATTTCGCCCCGAAGACGGCAGCGAAGAGCACTACGCGATCGAGATCGGTAATCCCGCGCGCAGCACCCCGGTGCTGGCGCGGCTGCACTCTGCCTGCTTTACCGGCGATGTCCTTGGCAGCTTGAAATGCGATTGCGGTCCGCAACTTCGCGCCGCGCTGGCGCAAATGGGCAGCGCGGGCGCCGGCGTTCTGCTTTACCTCAACCAAGAGGGGCGCGGTATCGGCATGGCTAACAAAATGCGTGCCTACGCGCTTCAGGATCAGGGCTTTGATACGGTTGAGGCAAACCACCGCCTCGGATTTGAGGATGATGAGCGCGACTTTCGCATTGGCGCGGGTATTCTGCGCAAAATGGGATTCAGTTCCGTTCGCCTGATGACAAACAACCCGGCTAAAATCGACATGATGCGCCGCAGCGGCGTGGACGTGACCGAGCGCGTACCGCTGATCGTGGGCCAGACCGCACAGAACGCAGAATATCTGGCGACCAAGGCGCGCAAATCCGGGCATATCATGTAG
- a CDS encoding glutamine amidotransferase, which produces MSRFLILQLRPERDASDAEFAAFLGKSGLEPARAHRIRLDAEALPDGLNPANYAGIIVGGGPGCVSDAPEDKSPEHARIEAAVMSLMPRVTEGDIPFLGCCYGIGILGQHLGAPVGKGHYGEPVGTASCTVTQAGRTDALLADLPDSFDAFVGHKEALEALPDGCEHLVSAPNCPFQMVRYKSNVYATQFHPEADGADFEQRIETYKNHGYFPPEEALDLVAMCRAADVHAPQKILRNFVQRYG; this is translated from the coding sequence TTGAGCCGGTTCCTGATCCTGCAACTTCGCCCCGAACGGGACGCGTCTGACGCCGAATTCGCCGCCTTTCTGGGCAAAAGCGGGCTAGAGCCTGCCCGCGCGCATCGCATCCGGCTGGACGCCGAGGCGCTACCAGATGGTTTGAACCCGGCGAATTATGCGGGCATCATCGTCGGGGGCGGGCCGGGCTGCGTCAGCGACGCGCCTGAGGATAAATCCCCCGAACATGCGCGTATCGAGGCCGCTGTTATGTCGCTGATGCCGCGCGTGACGGAGGGCGACATTCCCTTTCTTGGCTGCTGCTACGGCATCGGCATTCTAGGCCAGCATCTGGGCGCGCCCGTCGGTAAGGGCCACTATGGCGAGCCGGTCGGCACGGCGAGTTGCACAGTAACGCAGGCAGGCCGAACCGACGCCTTGCTGGCAGACCTGCCAGACAGCTTTGACGCGTTTGTCGGCCATAAAGAGGCGCTGGAGGCATTGCCGGACGGATGCGAGCATCTGGTGTCCGCGCCCAACTGCCCATTCCAGATGGTGCGATATAAATCCAATGTCTATGCCACGCAGTTCCATCCAGAGGCCGATGGCGCGGACTTCGAGCAGCGGATTGAGACCTACAAGAACCACGGCTATTTCCCCCCAGAAGAGGCGTTGGATCTGGTCGCCATGTGCCGCGCGGCAGATGTGCATGCGCCCCAGAAAATCCTGCGCAACTTCGTGCAGCGATACGGCTGA
- the polA gene encoding DNA polymerase I: MSFGKGCHLHLIDGSAFIFRAYHALPPLTRKSDGLPIGAVSGFCNMLQRYVEGNTGPDAPTHVAVIFDKGSHTFRNDLFPEYKANREAMPEELRPQIPLTRRATLAFNIACKEVEGFEADDIIATLSVQARDAGGRVTIISSDKDMMQLVGGGVEMLDAMKNRRIDVEGVEEKFGVGPDRVVDVQALAGDSVDNIPGAPGIGIKTAALLINEFGDLDTLLARAGEIKQPKRRQTLIDHADQIRLSRRLVQLDCATPLDFGLDDLEVRDPDADVLLGFLAEMEFRTLTNRIAAAMDAEAPEIDDTPEGAPDTSAPEMPEIDPSKYEHVKDMAALGVWIDRIRARGYVAVDTETTSLNEMQAELVGISLCVEPGQACYIPLGHKGEGQGDLFGSAALAEGQLPLQDVLDALKPLLEDASILKIGQNMKYDAKVLARYGVEVAPFDDTMLISYALHAGLHGHGMDTLSERYLNHKPIPIKSLLGGGKSAITFDRVPVDDAVKYAAEDADITLRLWTVLKPQLHKAQVTRVYETLERPLVPVLAHMERNGIAVDRNVLSRMSGAFAQKMAALEEEIHQLAGRKFNVGSPKQLGEILFDEMSLDGGKRGKTGAYATGADVLEDLATEHELPARVLDWRQISKLKSTYTDALQDHIDPDTGRVHTSYMQAGANTGRLASSDPNLQNIPVRSEEGRRIREAFVAPEGRVLVSLDYSQIELRILAHVAGIDALKQAFRDGQDIHAMTASEMFGVAMEDMTPDIRRQAKAINFGVIYGISGFGLARNLRIPRSEAQGFIDRYFERFPGIRAYMDDTVEFAKKHGHVETLFGRKIHTPEIGAKGPRAGFAKRAAINAPIQGTAADVIRRAMIRMPDAIEGLPCKMLLQVHDELLFEVDEGAVDAVIKAARDVMEGAAEPVVKLSVPLTVDAGQGANWAKAH, translated from the coding sequence ATGTCATTTGGAAAAGGGTGTCATCTGCACCTGATCGACGGCTCTGCCTTTATCTTTCGGGCGTATCACGCGCTGCCGCCGCTGACGCGCAAATCCGATGGGCTGCCTATCGGCGCCGTCTCCGGCTTTTGCAATATGTTGCAACGCTATGTCGAGGGGAACACAGGGCCCGATGCGCCGACGCATGTGGCAGTGATTTTTGACAAGGGCAGTCACACGTTCCGCAATGATCTGTTTCCTGAATACAAGGCCAACCGTGAAGCGATGCCAGAGGAACTGCGCCCGCAGATCCCGCTGACGCGCCGCGCCACGCTTGCGTTTAATATCGCCTGCAAGGAGGTCGAGGGGTTTGAGGCCGACGATATTATCGCGACGCTATCTGTGCAGGCGCGTGATGCGGGCGGGCGGGTCACGATCATCAGCTCGGACAAGGACATGATGCAGCTAGTCGGCGGCGGCGTCGAAATGCTGGACGCGATGAAGAACCGCCGGATCGACGTTGAGGGCGTCGAGGAGAAGTTCGGCGTAGGCCCGGACCGCGTCGTTGACGTACAGGCCCTGGCAGGCGACTCGGTCGATAACATACCGGGCGCGCCGGGCATCGGGATCAAGACTGCGGCACTGCTAATCAACGAGTTTGGCGATCTGGACACGCTGCTCGCCCGCGCTGGCGAGATAAAGCAGCCCAAGCGGCGCCAGACGCTGATCGACCACGCGGACCAGATCCGTCTGTCGCGCCGACTGGTGCAGCTGGATTGCGCCACGCCGCTTGATTTCGGGTTGGACGATCTGGAGGTGCGCGATCCCGATGCGGACGTCCTGCTAGGCTTTTTGGCCGAAATGGAATTCCGCACGCTGACGAATCGCATTGCCGCCGCGATGGACGCAGAAGCGCCCGAGATTGACGACACGCCCGAGGGTGCGCCCGATACAAGTGCGCCTGAAATGCCCGAGATCGACCCGTCCAAGTACGAGCATGTCAAGGATATGGCCGCGCTCGGTGTCTGGATCGACCGCATTCGTGCGCGCGGCTATGTCGCCGTCGATACCGAGACGACGTCGCTGAACGAAATGCAGGCCGAACTGGTTGGCATATCGCTCTGCGTTGAGCCTGGACAGGCATGCTACATCCCACTGGGCCACAAGGGCGAGGGGCAGGGTGATCTGTTCGGCAGTGCCGCGCTGGCCGAGGGACAACTGCCGCTGCAAGACGTTCTGGATGCGTTGAAGCCCCTGCTGGAGGATGCGAGCATCCTCAAGATCGGGCAGAACATGAAATACGATGCCAAGGTATTGGCCCGCTACGGCGTAGAGGTGGCGCCCTTCGATGATACGATGCTGATTTCCTATGCCCTGCACGCGGGCCTTCATGGACACGGCATGGACACGCTAAGCGAGCGGTATCTGAACCATAAACCCATTCCGATCAAGTCGTTGCTGGGCGGCGGCAAATCTGCCATCACATTCGACCGCGTGCCGGTGGATGATGCGGTGAAGTACGCCGCCGAGGATGCCGACATAACCCTGCGCCTCTGGACGGTGCTGAAACCGCAGCTTCATAAGGCGCAAGTCACCCGAGTTTACGAGACGTTGGAGCGGCCGTTGGTGCCCGTCCTGGCACATATGGAGCGCAATGGGATCGCGGTAGACCGCAATGTCCTCAGCCGCATGTCAGGTGCGTTCGCGCAAAAGATGGCCGCGCTGGAGGAGGAAATCCACCAGTTGGCAGGGCGCAAGTTCAACGTCGGCTCGCCCAAGCAGCTGGGTGAGATCTTGTTCGACGAGATGAGCCTGGATGGCGGCAAGCGGGGCAAGACGGGCGCCTACGCGACCGGCGCCGACGTGTTGGAGGATCTGGCAACCGAGCACGAATTGCCCGCCCGCGTTCTGGATTGGCGCCAGATATCCAAACTGAAATCAACCTATACCGACGCGCTGCAGGACCACATCGACCCTGACACGGGCCGCGTGCACACCTCCTATATGCAGGCGGGGGCAAACACCGGGCGGCTTGCCTCCTCGGACCCAAATTTGCAAAACATCCCAGTGCGCAGCGAAGAAGGGCGGCGCATCCGCGAAGCGTTTGTTGCGCCGGAGGGTCGGGTGCTGGTCAGCCTCGACTACAGCCAGATTGAGCTGCGGATCTTGGCCCATGTGGCCGGGATCGATGCGCTAAAGCAGGCGTTTCGCGACGGGCAAGACATCCACGCCATGACCGCCAGCGAGATGTTCGGTGTCGCGATGGAGGATATGACCCCCGACATCCGCCGCCAGGCCAAAGCGATCAACTTTGGCGTGATCTACGGCATTTCCGGCTTTGGCCTGGCGCGAAATCTGCGCATTCCTCGTAGCGAGGCGCAGGGCTTTATCGACCGGTATTTTGAGCGGTTTCCGGGCATTCGCGCCTACATGGACGACACCGTGGAGTTTGCGAAAAAGCATGGCCATGTAGAGACGCTGTTCGGCCGCAAGATCCACACGCCAGAGATTGGCGCCAAGGGGCCACGTGCCGGATTTGCCAAACGCGCCGCGATCAACGCGCCGATCCAAGGCACCGCCGCAGATGTGATCCGCCGCGCGATGATCCGCATGCCGGACGCCATTGAGGGGCTACCGTGCAAGATGCTGCTGCAGGTGCATGACGAGCTGCTCTTTGAAGTGGACGAGGGCGCCGTGGACGCCGTCATCAAGGCTGCCCGCGACGTGATGGAGGGCGCCGCCGAGCCGGTGGTCAAGCTGTCTGTGCCGCTGACGGTCGACGCCGGGCAGGGGGCCAACTGGGCCAAGGCGCATTGA
- a CDS encoding zinc-finger domain-containing protein, whose product MVTKAPETRIVDDYRIACDGNGPASGHPRVWLQIPVGRGWVECPYCDCKMIHRDYVGKV is encoded by the coding sequence ATGGTGACCAAAGCGCCCGAAACGCGGATTGTCGACGACTACCGCATTGCCTGCGACGGCAACGGTCCAGCATCGGGCCATCCACGCGTCTGGCTACAGATTCCGGTCGGTCGCGGCTGGGTCGAGTGCCCCTATTGCGACTGCAAGATGATTCACCGCGATTACGTGGGCAAGGTCTAG
- a CDS encoding ABC transporter ATP-binding protein translates to MAANAIEIRGLRKTYRGAKGAPEKEALKGIDLDIPAGSVFGLLGPNGAGKSTLINILAGLVVKTAGNVRIWGFDQDVNPRQSRAAIGVMPQELNLDPFFTPRAALEVQAGLYGVPKSQRRSDEILALVGLEDKAHAYARTLSGGMRRRLLLAKALVHTPHILVLDEPTAGVDIELRQMLWENIRQLNAGGMTIILTTHYLEEAEEMCDEIAIINHGDLVARDSTANLLAQLDTRSMVIIPDGEVTALPQARGIDVTRREGGALAFSYSAGKTSAEEVLAAVRDAGIRIRDVRTEQADLQDVFLNLTRSR, encoded by the coding sequence ATGGCAGCGAATGCAATCGAAATACGCGGCCTGCGCAAGACATATCGCGGGGCCAAGGGTGCCCCCGAAAAAGAGGCGCTGAAGGGCATTGATCTGGATATTCCAGCGGGCTCGGTATTTGGCCTGCTTGGCCCTAATGGCGCTGGTAAATCGACACTGATCAATATCCTCGCCGGGTTGGTTGTGAAAACCGCCGGTAACGTCCGAATCTGGGGGTTCGATCAGGACGTGAACCCGCGCCAGAGCCGTGCGGCAATCGGCGTCATGCCCCAAGAGCTGAACCTGGATCCATTCTTTACCCCGCGCGCCGCGCTGGAGGTGCAGGCGGGCCTCTACGGCGTGCCAAAATCGCAGCGTCGCAGCGACGAAATCCTCGCGCTGGTTGGCCTTGAGGACAAGGCGCACGCCTATGCGCGCACCCTGTCCGGCGGGATGCGCCGCCGCCTACTGTTGGCCAAGGCGCTGGTGCACACGCCCCATATTCTGGTGCTGGACGAACCGACGGCAGGCGTCGACATCGAGTTGCGCCAGATGCTGTGGGAAAACATTCGGCAGTTGAACGCAGGTGGCATGACGATCATCCTGACCACGCATTATTTGGAAGAGGCCGAGGAGATGTGCGACGAAATCGCAATCATTAACCACGGCGATTTAGTTGCGCGCGACAGCACCGCGAACCTTTTGGCGCAGCTGGACACGCGCAGCATGGTCATCATCCCCGATGGCGAAGTAACCGCACTACCGCAAGCGCGCGGAATTGACGTGACGCGCCGCGAGGGCGGCGCGCTGGCGTTCAGCTATAGCGCGGGCAAGACAAGCGCCGAGGAGGTGCTGGCCGCCGTCCGTGATGCCGGTATCCGCATCCGCGACGTGCGCACCGAGCAGGCAGATTTGCAGGACGTTTTCTTAAACCTGACGCGCAGCCGCTAA
- a CDS encoding antibiotic biosynthesis monooxygenase family protein — translation MSAPGPFAQTPAPPYYAVIFTSLLGENDAGYAAMGDAMFALALKQPGCLGAESARGADRLGITVSYWRDEASIAAWKAEAQHLAAQKYGIERWYTHYELRIARVERAYSGPEGRNAPSLPC, via the coding sequence GTGAGCGCGCCCGGTCCTTTTGCCCAGACGCCGGCGCCGCCCTATTATGCTGTGATCTTTACCAGCCTGCTGGGTGAGAATGATGCAGGATATGCCGCGATGGGCGATGCCATGTTTGCGCTGGCGCTAAAGCAGCCCGGCTGTCTGGGCGCTGAGAGCGCGCGCGGCGCGGACCGCCTTGGCATCACCGTGTCGTATTGGCGCGATGAGGCCAGCATCGCAGCTTGGAAGGCCGAGGCGCAGCATCTGGCAGCCCAGAAATACGGGATCGAACGCTGGTATACCCATTACGAGTTGCGCATCGCGCGGGTTGAGCGGGCGTATTCCGGCCCTGAAGGGCGCAACGCCCCGTCGCTGCCGTGCTAA
- a CDS encoding HIT domain-containing protein produces MAFDYDDQNIFAKILRGEIPNDTVLETPHCLAFKDITPQAPVHVLVIPKGAYVSYDHFAAEASDAEIADFTRAIAEVCRITGLHGADAAGGFRVISNAGPHGSQEVPHLHMHVLGGRPLGALLAKG; encoded by the coding sequence ATGGCTTTTGACTACGACGACCAGAATATCTTTGCCAAGATCCTGCGCGGCGAGATCCCCAACGATACCGTGCTGGAGACGCCGCATTGCCTCGCGTTCAAGGATATAACGCCGCAGGCGCCAGTACATGTGCTGGTGATCCCCAAGGGTGCCTATGTATCCTACGACCACTTCGCCGCTGAGGCGAGCGATGCGGAGATCGCGGATTTCACCCGCGCCATCGCTGAAGTGTGCCGCATAACTGGCCTGCATGGCGCTGACGCAGCGGGTGGTTTCCGCGTGATTTCCAATGCGGGACCTCATGGCTCGCAAGAGGTGCCACATCTGCATATGCATGTGCTCGGCGGTCGCCCATTAGGTGCGCTGCTGGCCAAGGGGTGA
- a CDS encoding DUF5928 domain-containing protein, whose protein sequence is MAKIAYILLCHKDPEAVIAQAELLTAVGDCISIHFDGRAKPEHFKQIKAALAGNPNVCFARKRVKCGWGEWSLVQATLLAVEAAVRAFPRATHFYMLSGDCAAIKSARYAHDFLDAEDADYIESFDYFESDWIKTGMKEERLIYRHFFNERKHKWLFETSFALQRRLGLSRDIPRDIQVQIGSQWWCLRRRTIEWILDFTRQRRDVMRFFRTTWIPDETFFQTLVRHIVPEAEIRARTLTFLMFTDYGMPQTFYNDHYDLLLGQDFLFARKISAEATDLKARLAALYADDRAEFKISDEGRSLFKFLTGRGRIGRRFASRFWEAESTLGRHRELMIVVCKKWHVAKRLLNQIKQVTNVPATEYLFNEEGTALPDLGGIQATLAKRTRHRRALMRMLFDYHDTDRMIVCMDPGNLDLLEDFCGDRSVTRLLEIQCVFTDDYLIGHSMRVGLAGEQTSAETLERLLPTIRGETTYESDKIRDAGFEHHYIMQQNASDEDNAVPISKFLSITHDQALGIARTDHLFAD, encoded by the coding sequence ATGGCGAAAATTGCCTACATACTTTTGTGCCACAAGGACCCGGAGGCCGTTATCGCGCAGGCCGAGTTGTTGACCGCTGTGGGCGATTGTATTTCGATACATTTCGATGGCCGCGCCAAGCCCGAGCATTTCAAACAGATCAAGGCGGCGCTGGCTGGCAACCCGAACGTCTGTTTCGCGCGCAAGCGGGTCAAGTGTGGCTGGGGCGAGTGGAGCCTGGTGCAGGCCACGCTACTGGCAGTCGAGGCGGCGGTGCGCGCCTTTCCGCGAGCTACGCATTTTTATATGCTGTCGGGCGATTGTGCCGCGATCAAATCGGCCCGCTATGCGCATGATTTCCTCGACGCCGAAGATGCGGACTATATCGAGAGCTTTGATTATTTCGAAAGCGACTGGATCAAGACCGGCATGAAGGAGGAGCGGTTGATCTATCGCCACTTCTTTAATGAGCGCAAGCACAAGTGGCTGTTCGAGACATCCTTTGCGCTGCAGCGGCGCTTGGGTCTTAGTCGCGACATTCCCCGCGACATTCAGGTTCAAATCGGCAGTCAGTGGTGGTGCCTGCGCCGCCGAACCATCGAGTGGATCCTTGATTTCACGCGCCAGCGGCGTGACGTCATGCGATTCTTCCGCACCACTTGGATTCCGGACGAGACTTTCTTTCAGACGCTGGTGCGCCACATCGTGCCCGAGGCTGAGATCCGCGCGCGCACGCTGACCTTTTTGATGTTCACCGATTACGGTATGCCGCAGACTTTTTATAACGATCACTATGACCTTTTGTTGGGGCAGGACTTCCTTTTTGCGCGCAAAATCAGCGCTGAGGCGACTGACCTGAAGGCACGTCTGGCGGCACTCTATGCCGACGACCGGGCTGAGTTCAAAATTTCGGACGAGGGCCGCAGCCTCTTTAAGTTTTTGACCGGCCGAGGCCGGATTGGCCGCCGCTTTGCCAGCCGCTTTTGGGAGGCAGAGAGCACGCTGGGGCGCCACCGCGAGTTGATGATCGTCGTGTGCAAAAAATGGCACGTGGCCAAGCGGTTGCTGAACCAGATCAAGCAAGTCACGAATGTGCCGGCAACTGAGTATCTGTTTAACGAGGAAGGCACCGCATTGCCTGATCTAGGCGGCATTCAGGCGACACTTGCCAAGCGGACACGCCACCGCCGCGCGCTGATGCGGATGCTATTCGACTATCATGACACCGACCGCATGATCGTGTGCATGGACCCCGGCAATCTGGACCTACTAGAGGATTTCTGCGGCGACCGTTCGGTCACCCGCCTGCTCGAAATTCAATGCGTGTTCACCGATGACTATCTGATCGGCCACTCCATGCGCGTCGGCTTGGCGGGCGAGCAGACGTCCGCAGAAACGCTAGAGCGGCTTTTGCCCACAATCCGCGGCGAGACGACGTATGAGAGCGACAAAATTCGCGATGCCGGGTTCGAGCATCATTATATCATGCAGCAGAACGCCAGCGACGAAGACAATGCTGTGCCAATCTCGAAATTCCTGAGCATTACGCATGATCAGGCGCTGGGCATCGCGCGCACCGATCATCTATTTGCAGACTAA
- a CDS encoding sulfotransferase family protein, with product MGFPGTWMTESESVVYRVVPKCACSTIGQIMYYSDHGAFFDGDIHDAKGGMHKWALDDSQALISANVKAHQSYAFTCVRNPYTRILSSFFDKICGIQRNGKRYRGKLVPLLVQKYGIEVGGDDGKQEFDQIASFRRFLLFARDTIRWRRPMEPDIHWSAMSGHVSTYIVNGGTYDRIFWTEAFNDGMQDVLNAIQTPHKVDLAAIPRFNESEGHGPKRAHPVEDYFDDLSMHLVYEIYKADFELFKYDFADPSNKMPIGEIDLDEVHAKLGE from the coding sequence ATGGGGTTTCCCGGCACTTGGATGACCGAGAGCGAAAGCGTCGTGTACCGCGTGGTGCCGAAATGCGCCTGCTCGACCATTGGGCAGATCATGTACTATTCCGATCATGGCGCCTTTTTCGACGGTGATATCCATGACGCCAAAGGCGGGATGCACAAGTGGGCTCTGGATGACAGCCAAGCGCTGATTTCGGCCAACGTCAAGGCACACCAATCCTACGCCTTTACCTGCGTGCGCAATCCCTACACCCGGATCCTCTCCAGCTTTTTCGACAAAATTTGCGGCATCCAGCGCAACGGCAAACGCTACCGGGGCAAGCTGGTGCCGCTGCTTGTGCAGAAATACGGGATTGAGGTCGGCGGTGACGACGGCAAACAGGAGTTTGACCAAATTGCCAGTTTCCGGCGATTTTTGCTATTCGCGCGCGACACCATCCGCTGGCGCCGCCCGATGGAGCCTGACATCCACTGGTCAGCAATGTCGGGCCATGTCAGCACGTATATCGTCAACGGCGGCACGTATGATCGCATCTTTTGGACTGAGGCATTCAACGACGGGATGCAGGACGTGCTGAACGCGATCCAGACGCCACACAAGGTCGATCTGGCCGCGATCCCCCGCTTTAACGAGAGCGAGGGGCACGGCCCCAAACGCGCGCACCCGGTCGAGGATTACTTCGACGATCTGTCGATGCATCTGGTCTATGAGATCTACAAGGCGGATTTCGAGCTGTTCAAATACGACTTTGCGGACCCGTCGAACAAGATGCCGATCGGCGAGATCGACTTGGACGAGGTTCATGCCAAGCTGGGTGAATGA
- a CDS encoding adenosine kinase produces the protein MKKYQAVGIGNAVVDVICRSDDAFLKRMGIEKGVMQLTDEARGAALYDAMENRVQMAGGSVANTIAGLGALGLTTGFVGRVRDDVLGRAYAGDMTHVGTDFVNAPVAGQGTPTSRCMIFVSPDGERSMNTYLGISTDLGPEDIPESAVVGTDLLLLEGYLFDKPQGKFAFGTAAEACRTAGGMAGISLSDPFCVDRHRADFLGLIGGLDYVIGNEHEWTSLYETEDLDAVLDRAAQDTGLVVCTRSGAGVIIRRGNERVDVPVTRIAPVDTTGAGDQFAAGFLYGLANGAQLDVAGRMGCIAAAEVISHYGARPETDVKALFAAEGLI, from the coding sequence ATGAAGAAATACCAAGCAGTCGGCATCGGCAATGCCGTGGTCGATGTGATCTGCCGCAGCGATGACGCGTTTCTAAAGCGTATGGGCATCGAAAAAGGCGTGATGCAATTAACCGACGAGGCGCGCGGCGCGGCCTTGTATGACGCGATGGAAAATCGCGTGCAGATGGCCGGCGGATCCGTCGCCAACACAATCGCTGGTCTCGGCGCGCTGGGGTTGACGACTGGCTTTGTCGGGCGCGTGCGCGACGACGTGCTGGGCCGCGCCTACGCCGGTGATATGACGCACGTAGGCACTGATTTCGTCAATGCGCCCGTGGCGGGGCAGGGCACGCCCACCTCGCGCTGCATGATTTTCGTCTCGCCCGACGGCGAGCGGTCGATGAATACCTATTTGGGCATTTCGACAGATTTGGGCCCCGAGGACATCCCGGAGAGTGCCGTGGTCGGCACCGATTTGCTGCTGTTGGAGGGATACCTTTTTGATAAACCGCAAGGCAAATTCGCCTTTGGCACCGCCGCCGAGGCGTGCAGGACTGCGGGCGGCATGGCGGGCATCTCGCTGAGTGATCCGTTCTGCGTTGATCGCCACCGCGCCGATTTTCTTGGGTTGATTGGCGGCCTCGACTACGTGATCGGGAACGAACATGAATGGACGTCTCTCTACGAGACGGAGGATCTGGACGCCGTGCTGGACCGCGCCGCGCAAGATACTGGCCTTGTGGTTTGCACCCGCTCGGGCGCGGGTGTGATCATCCGGCGAGGGAATGAACGCGTAGACGTGCCCGTGACGCGCATCGCGCCTGTCGACACGACCGGGGCAGGCGACCAGTTTGCCGCAGGATTCCTTTATGGCCTCGCCAATGGTGCGCAACTGGACGTGGCTGGACGTATGGGCTGTATCGCGGCGGCTGAAGTCATCTCGCATTACGGCGCGCGGCCGGAGACGGACGTGAAGGCGCTATTTGCGGCCGAAGGGCTGATTTAA